The genomic stretch ATCCAATTCTAGTCAACAGTCAAAACAAATCAACATACCTAGTAGTTATTAAGTTACCTTCTTCATTTGCCTAGCATGTTACTTCTAAATTTATAGAAGTTGTAGAATCGTGGTTAAACTGTTTAGTTTTTATCTATTACATGTTGTGAATGTATAAATTTTAGCCTAAATTATGCCTACATATTCTTATGTAATTGACTCATCCAAGGATAAAATTTTAACCCTTGTCAAGTTCTCCTAGAACATAATTATGGAAACCCTTCTCAAGTTTTCCTAGAATATAATTATATATCCATGGAAGTATTGCATCATTTCCGGATTGAATTCTCGGTCCGATATAACATCTAGAATTCTCACCCAATCAATACCCAAAATTCATTTCGAAACCTAGAGAAAAATCTGATGTAAAGGATTATGATCTCAGCAAAATCCGATCAATGGATGTGTGCTGCAAGATGGTGATTGAGTTGAGAAGGTGGCTGAATGAGCAAATACAAGAAGTGATTTGATTTGCAAACTAGGGCTGATGGGGTTTGCATTGAATGGAAAAAGTACAATCCTGTGGAAGTGGGCAATGTCTGGATTCTTTGATCGATCTTTTGAACAATTTGTCGAAAGAGAGAAAACACTGATGATTGAAATCTCGTTGTGGCTATTCGATcgtataaataaataaaaaataacttCTACGGATGCACCAGCCGGGAATCGAACCCGGGTAAGTACAATCCTGTGGAAGTGGGCAATGTCTGGATTCTTTGATCGATCTTTTCAACAATTTGTCGAAAgagagaaaacacttcaacaattTGTCGAAAGAGAGAAAACACTGATGATTGGAATCTCGTTGTGGCTATTCGATcgtataaataaataaaaataacttCTACGGATGCACCAGCCGGGAATCGAACCCGGGTCTGTACCGTGGCAGGGTACTATTCTACCACTAGACCACTGGTGCTAAGTGTTCAGAATGCGGATCAAAAATATAAGTTCACCGCCTGGtagcttaatggctaaaaagatcaTTCAACAACCACATGCTACAGCTAATAAGATGCCACTTCCTTTATTGGATACAAATTACAAGGGTAGCCGTGTTCGGACGTATACAAGGCACGTTACTGAACAGGCCACACTGCCCACTAACACAATTTGCAAGAGGTAACAAACAGGTCAGGCACACACAGACACGTACGGTTGTTCAGAGTCACCCCATGAACACGGCCGTGAGCTCTGCCTCGCCCAGCACGTGCCCGTCGATGGCCTCCATGACCTTATCCACAGTCACCTACAGAACCAAAATCACAGCTTATTAGTACTCACATCCAGTATGCTAGAGTTCAGACTTCAGAACATTCTTATCttataagtatcatcataaaaaacaCGACTCTGCAGTTCAAATCTAATTTGTGCGCGCGCGCACACACATACATACCTTGTTCCCGAGGCTGAGCACGTCGTCGAGGGCGTAGATCCTGAACTGGATGCGGTGGCCGAGGGAGTCCGGCACGGGCCCGCGCCACCCCGGCTGCTTCCAGTCGTTGATCCCCTCCTGGACGCCgctgtcggcgttggcgttgcccccGGCGCCAGAGAAGCCCTCGGGGAGGCCCTTGAGCTCGGGGGAGATGTTGGCGACGACCCAGTGCGTCCACGGCACGACGGGGCGCTCCGGGTCCGGCGCGTCGACGTCCTGCACCACCAGCGCCAGCGAGCGCGTGCCGTCGGGCACGCCGTACCACTCCAGCGGCGGCGAGATGTCCTTCTTGGCGCCCTGCCCCTCCAGCGTGTACTGCCGCGGCAGCCGCCCGTCGTGGTGCGTCACCGGCGGGCACACCAGCCTCAGGCTCTCCTGCGCCATGGCTGCTTGCTGCTAGCTGCTAGCTATCTGTCGGTAGACGACTCCTCTTGGCTGATGGCAGTGGGACGAATGCTTGCTTCGGATTGTTGTGGAGTGATGTGAGGGGTCGCCGCGTGGTCGCGGGGTTTTATTAAGGAGGAGAGCGGCACGGAGGAGGGTGGTGGCCGGCGGACGCGTGTCGCGGCGGGGCAGGGGTACGTGGAGTCGGCGCCGTGGACATGGGAGGCGTGGCGCGTTCTCTGGACTCCGGACGGCGAGGGCGGGACCGGAAGTGAGAGGGGAGGCTTGCACGTTCAGCTCTAGTtaatcgtcgtcatcatcgtggggggggggggggggtttcttGCTTTGTCCAGAACTCCATCCAGGTGTCCCGCGTGTACTTTGCTTTGCCTtttcgggaggaggaggaagttgaTGCAGGATTCGATTTCGCTTCCTTCCCTATCTACTCCGTACGAGCCTACGAGTAGGGGGAACGAGATCCTCGAAAGAAGTCTACATAACCCCCTCAGGTTTGAGGTTTGGGACGTTTAACCCCCCCTCAGGTTGAAAGTGGAGCACATAACCCCCTCAAGTATGACTTACCGGTTAAATTACCCCCTCCAAACGGTTTTCGGGACTAATGGCTGTTTTAGAGGGCGGTTTTGGTCCACGTGTAGGCAACGCTTTCGGGAAGCTGGCACCTGGCCGTGGTCAAGCTGCTCCGTTTGTCTCTGCTCTTCCGCTCCCCTTCTCTCTCTCCCGCGCCGCTCCGATCATCTCTCCATGATCGGCAGCTGAATCAGACGATTCGTTGGCGGTCCTCCAATCAGTGGCTCGCGCTCCTTCCTCCTTTCGCTCAAGGACGGGTTGACTTGGATATGAAAATCGGGGGATTAGTTTTGGGGTTATCTAAACTTCTTTCGCCGGCAGCGGCAACGTCAAGGTCATTGACATGCTGCTCAATCACGGTACTAGGCCTTGCCGCTGCTGAAATTGTGATGTCTGTGCTTGCCGATTTCTCCGATTAGTTGGTGAAATTGATGCCTTTTTCTTACAAAAACAGTACTGAAGTCTATGACCTCAGATTGACACAAGTTGTAGTataattttcacttttcacttaGTGTCCGAGAAATCAGACTGAGTGTAAAACTAATTCAGAAACTTTTCACTTGTTGGTTGAAGACTTGGAGTTAGCTCGACAGCAGATTGTTTACAGCCCATTACTGCACAAGCATTAGTATTCTGGACTAGAACTAGAAGTCAGTGTGAAATTGTAGGCCTGGCTTTACATGGGAACATTATTCTGTTTGGTTCAGCAGCTGCCCTGGACACAAGAACATTCAGCACATTACAGGCATGGGACATCCATAGAATACCGCATTGATCAGTACATTAGACTGTAAAATCCATAAAAACACCACATTGATTCAGTACATTACAGACAATACAACTTTGAATCTACTCTTCAACCTTTGATTCTTCTCTTCTCTGAACTTACACGGCATCCTCTAATTCCAAACATGAAACTTCAACTTCAGTTCTGAAATTCCCCTCTTCTTCTCTAAAATTGTAGCATGCTCTCTGGACATTAGAGCAGCCTGCATCACATAGTTGTATGACATACTAGATGCAGTCTTCAGTTGtaaatttctgtattttttttttgtttcttcttcttcatggcCGGCCATCCCTGACCGTGTGAAGCCCGAGATTCATAGGGGCAGAGGGCAGGGGGCGAGAATGCGAGATTCAGCAGCTGGCCTGGAAATCCAACGAGGTGCGCCCCGTTTGCGACCCATCCAGCTTCCTCCGCCCCGACGACACCCTCCACGCCATGTGCGACATGCTCGACCCCATGACTCGGCTGCACGACTGGGATGGCGCACCGCGCTGGCTCAACGGCGAGCGTCGTCCCTGCCAGTTCGAGGTGGAGACACAGCTGCAGGTGAAGCAGCCCATGGCAGTGCTGCAGCGGTGCCTCGGGGGTGGCAACGGTTGCGCACGCCTGCCCAGGGCGGTGCTGCAGCGGCCCAACGAGGAGTGCTTGTCCTGCTCTCTCGCCTGCCCTGCTCGCTCGCCTTGCATCTGCACTGCAAAGAAGGAAGGAAACCTGGGGTTAAGTGTTCCACTGTCCACGTAATTGCTTACCTAGCTCAAAACCACTGTCCACGTCATCTAAAACCGCCATCACCAGCCTTAGGGGGTTAATTAGCCGGTAATTGAAACCTGAGGGGGTTATGTGTTCCACTTGAAACCTGAGGGGGTTAACAGTCCCAAACATGAAACCTAGGGGGTTATGTAGACTTCTTTCCGAGATCCTCTGACGTTTTGACAACAACTGCAGAGGGCGTCAATTGATGTGGTTCGTTCGAAGTTCATCCCACGGTCGCAGGTCCGATGCCTGGGAAACACAACGATGTGTTCGGCCCAAAGGCCCAGTTGTACGAAGAGGAGACGGAAACAGGACCCTCCAGCTCAGAAAAAAGGCGCGAGAAGTCAGAACAGGCGCCAGAAACAGATCGCAAAGAAACTTCGCCGGAAGACGATCGCGAGAACGTGGGGCGATCGCGCGCTGCTTTGCACATCAATTTGAGGTAAATCTCACTAGCCTGCGTCGCCCATTTCTCTCTATGAATTGGTAAAAGAAATAGAAGGATCTGTCCCGGTAGATACACGAGGAGGATGAAAGACAGCGGATCAAACTTAAAACTGCTCTTGATCGGTGAACAATTTTAACTTACGCTCTAAATAAAAGTTGTTGTACATGACCGTACCTTTCCAATGGTACCTCATTTGCACGATTTGGATCAGCGGAGGAACATTTTTTGCCGAAACAAGATTCTGTCAGCGCAATCAGGCACGGGGCTGGTTGAGAGCTCCCTCGACGGCATGGTGCAGCTGGCCACCACCGTGGAGTTGGGCACGCCGGCCAGCGAAAGGCGACGGCAAGGGAAGGGGAATTCTAGACGGGAGTTTTTTTTTCTGAGCTGGAGCGTCATGTTTTCATCTCCGCTTCGTACAACTGGGCCTTGGGCCGATCCCGTCGCTGTGTTTCGCAGGCATCTGACCTGCGACCGTGGGATGGACGACGAACGAACCACATCGATTAACGTCCCTCTGCAGTTGTTGTCGAAAcgtcagaggatctcgttccGAGTAGGGATAGCACCCGCAGAATACGTGTAGGTGTTATAAAAgcgataaataaataaaaaataacgATAAATAAAAATACAGCGGAGACACAAAATTTAACATAAAAAACTCTTCCAACATAGAAGAAAAAACTATGGACGCCAGCCAACAAAATTTTACTATATCGGGGAGTATTTACAAACgctgtgggttatcttataatctaataaaccctagccggcggcttacaagatgtatataccggcgacggcctcgctccgctcgtcagaagttagcctccctttagtattaaATTTGAATCataatacaacaaactccaccttgagacaaatttcattgtagcatgaacttcaataatctcctgaacaacaaagaaaaacacttgctggcgccaacatccacttgggctaaacagttataccaaccaagctcgagcaaagctcgaacttgaaaacaggaactgactttgttatcatatcagcaggattatcatgagtacttatcttgcaaacCTTCagttaccttgagcaacaatatcgcgaacataatggtacttgatatcaatgtgctttgtcctctcatgaaacatttgatctttagtaaggtatattgcactttgactatcagaaaataagttaatgcaagaatcatctccacaaagctcagcatacaaacctttcaaccaaacagactctttgcaagcttcattaattgctatatattctgcttcggtcgtagattgggcaacaacaggttgtaacgttgccttccaactcacaacacatccaccaacattgaacacataacctgtgaggaatcttctcttatccaaatcggcagcaaaatctgaatccacatagtgtACGGGTCCCTCACCAGTCTGGctaaacttcaagcaagctttagatgtgccacgaaggtacctgcaAATGCACTGAACAACTttacaatgttctttaccaggattagccatgtatcgactgaccaaactcataacatatgacaaatcagggcgagaacagaccatggcatacatcaaggaaccaacaacactagaatgtgaaactcgtgacatgtactcaatatctcatCAGtattaggacattgcaatgctgataatttgaagtgaggagcaataggtgtactacagactttgcatcatgcatattaaaacgatgacgaATTTTCTggatgtaattttgctgactaagaaataacacactagattttctgtctcttgtaatttccatacctagtatttttctTAGCAACACCAAGAtcattcatctcaaactcactacttaattgtgactttaaagtagtgatctctttcttgctcttggcagcaatcaacatatcatcaacatataacaacaagtatattggtgatccattaacaaacttgatataaacacaactatcatactgagatctcttaaatttatgtgcaatcataaatgaatcaaacattTTATACCgctgtcttggagactgtttcagatcataaagggacctcttcaacttgcaaacaagatcctccttaccaggcacaataaaaccttcaggttggtccatgtatatctcctcatcaagctcaccatgcagaaaagcagtctttacatcttgttgctcaagctcaagatcatgcatagccacaattcAAGCCGGCAGTTTTACCCATGGGCACGTCCGCCCATGGGCACCCGACccgaatgggtagggtatgggtcgCTATATTCGCCCATCAGTCTTACCCATGGACGACCCGATTAGTCGCGGGCAGGGTAAGGGTACAGGCTTGTACCCATGGGTTGCCCGATGGGTCGCCCGATTATCTGACAAGTGGGCCCTCATATCTGATGGTAGGCTTGGTAGCATGTTTTGGAGCTCACCCGGCCCAAGACCAGGGCCCAGATGTCCAAATATTGGCCTAACCTAGCCGCTCGCAGTCCACTCCCGAAGTCCAAAGTAATCCTAACCTAGCCGCACAACAGCGCTCACCCCAATCCCTCAACCAGCCTCCATCGACGTCCTCCTCCCATCTCGCTCTCGCTCGGCTCCCAGATGCCGTCTAGATAGAGCACCGGCGCACAGCCGCTACGGGCGCCGGCACGCCGCCCAGTTCGCTGCCGCCCCTCGCCCCTGCATctccagggccgccgccgccccctgcaTCTCCAGTGCGCCGTCGCCCCCTGCATctccagggccgccgccgccccgtgcATCTCCCAGGACTCCGCCGCCCCCCGCATctccagggccgccgccgccccctgcgacacccagggccgccgccgccccctacatctccagggccgccgccgcccctacaTCTCCCGGGACGCCGCCGCCCCCTACATCTCCCGGGACGCCGCCACCCCTGCATCTCCCCGAGCTCCACTCCATTCTCCAGTCCACCACGGTCCACGGACGCTACTGCCAGCACCCAGCAGCAGTTCGGACGTGCAGTAGGTTAGGAACTTAGGATTTTGGTCTTTTTTGCTATGTTTGGCATGTGTACTGCTTGGAAATTCGTGAATGTTTGAGGCCACAACCATCTCATTTACTGTGTTTTCGTGCAGGAGTTGAATGGCTTCCAGTCTGTtcttgttgatgaagaagaaccAATGGTAACATGTCATACAGTTACACTCGTACATTGCATGTTTTTACATAATTCTTACTCATTCTTATATATATTGTATGCTTGTAATTGTCAGGATGAAGATGTGTCCATCCTAACTGAAGAATAAGACCAAGTGAGGGTGCCATGGTGCTTGCTGCTTGCTTCGCTTTGGATTTCTAGGCGGCGTTTCTAGGCGTTCTTATTGTTGTCCGGCTTGGTGTTGTTTGATTCCTGGACGTTCACATTTGTCATTTGTGTAATCATGCTTGAATGTCAAGACTTGAATATTAGTGTCATTGTGTGAGCCTGTGAGGTGATTGTGAGCCTAAGATGGACTGCACTATTTATTTCTGTAATCTCATTTCTGAGTTTGTGACTTGCTTGACGCCTTGGCTGCTACTTACATATATTTCTGAGACTATCTATATCTATTTGGCATGCATTTGAACACTGGATTATACACTAGTACTTAAAATTCTGAAAATGCTGCTATTTGATGTGTTAACTGTGCAGACCCGATGGGTGCCCATCGGGTCGGGTTACCCGTCGGGTTCGGGCGTGGGTGACATCTCACACCCATGGGCAGGGTAATGGGCACAGACCCTTGCCCATTTGTTAATCGGGCATGGGCATGGGAGATCTCGACCCGGCCAAACCCGACCCATTGCCGGCttgagccacaataccaaagaatacacgaatggaactatgcttcacaaccgaagagaatacatcattataatcaatacctagaatttggctgaaaccttttgctactaaccttaccttaaacctcggaggctcatttggagataaaccttcctttcttttaaatatccacttacaacgGATAGCTTTCTTTTGtttcggcccaagcctaccggcgacgggcctcgctccgctcgtcagaagttagcctccctttagtatatgaatttggatcacaatacaatagTACGGGTAGAGCCATCTCATACCTGTACCCATCACCTTTAATCTTACCGTTACCCGTATCCATACCCGTCAACGAGTACAAGTTTTTTccatacccgtcacccgacagggtaaatgggtacccgtgggtaaaaatactcgcgcttacaacacatcaaattgatcAAAAAAAATATGACATGAGGTTAAGCGATCATAAATAggggtctaatcctcactaacctaccaaCGATTGTGAGACCGGAAATCGTGAGGTTTAGCCTAGCAACATGAAGTCATGATTAGTGAAAAATTAAGTAGTTCGGAATATTACAATGGCTCACATGTTAATTTTAGATGGGTACATGGGTACGCATGTATGGGTTCTATGATCCCATACCCACTCTACCCGATGGGTATAATATCTTCCCATTTACAaacctgtaagggtatattgcccctatgtgtggttttggtaattagtgacaacccctatggactaatgttttcatttagTTTAtacgaaggaatattccataggtactacttgtattccatgtgttggattcaagtatggattccatgaagataaagatataccttgtgtattggcatcaagatcattgatttgaagatatatatgtgatatgatcaagaagaagaaatgaagatggagttcttatgtggaactcaatattacccatgctctagcttatgtgataagcaatgaatgatcaagatcttgagtgcttgattccaagtgaagaattcaagttatggctctaagtcggtgtcatgatagtctcatgagttgagctatggttgactaaaatTTAGAGCATTCAAGCAAATGAAaaattctatatacacctcaagatagtatgatagagcatgaaaagatacaaggttgaccaatacaaagagtgaagaatagattcaagtttggtcaacacatgaagcatgaagaatgtgccacgagaagtcatgtggtgtggtaagccgtgtcaatcatgctttatgaactaacccatcatatatgttcccttgtgttgtctatgtgggctaggtatctttccatgggcatgcatcaaaagtgagatctcatatagcccattagAGGATggcgtcaagtggtgatcgtcatcaaggttgagttgggcaagttcaagattgagcatctcaagaggatcatgtgcttgaagcttgccgtccattttggtgataatggacatttgAAGATgtgtcaatggagctttcccatcatggtgtatggaggagcatttgtgagtattcacgaagcaacaatgatcaagtgaggcattctggcttgagtggagcttgaagagctatcatcaagatcaagcgggatgcgcaaggcaaaggtatggccttgctaggttttccttttaccggtctcaaggtggttgttgggagtccgggttataggatacatagccgcactatcaagaggggcttttggttgggtaacttgatcacatcgttttagggagctcaaccctttgcatgctttgccttccataaatcttgttgcttcttggtgtttctctgtgtgaagctcttgagcttgttgctagctttacaacaagcccaagttcatcgaaaacggaatccatatgcatcttctattgtggtttcgagcttggaggttttactggtgtctcttttatagattGGTCAAATCATTCATCTTGTGGTTTTTACTCCgtgggtggacaatgatgtttctgtgcataaagttgtagggcttgtttttctgattccaacaagcccaagatcatcgaaatcggagtccggacgcaaaagttaTCATGGTTTTTGTAGAACATGTTTTCATGATTGGCCCGGTGcctcgcccggcgtgaccggccgtcccaccggatggcccggtttcaACCagcccctggactggtgccaaccggggcatGTCCAGTATGTCAACAGAACAAACCTGACCGTGGTCCGGTCTCaggcccggtctggaccgggcTGGTCCGGTCATACGCCCGGTCGGATCGGCTCTCACGCCAGGCGTCCCGgtgcctggcccggtcgaccagcTCTCACGCCAGGCATCCCAGTGCCTGGCCCGGTTGACAAGGCTGCTGACCTGGCTGCACGAAAAACTCCCAGATCttccccaaacggtcatatttcatttggctataaaaggggcttcttcctcaacagttttctagggttcttgagcacgtttttgaccaccattgttgaacctcttgagcttgcttcctatcccttccctcccatgattcttgctcattcttgagggatctaagagaggagatctagatctacaacctccaccaatccatttcttctctaagtgaggggaactcttgggatctagatcttggagtcatttgttgatttcctcctttgttcttcctctctaatctcatcctagcatttgttgccttggtggatttgagtgtgaaggatttgaacaccttcttgctttgcatcattgcatagtgttgagctctccaccacgattagttcgagtgagagaccgtgagcttgttactcttggagggagacctcctagttggcttggcggttggtgctccggtgatctcttcaaggaagattgtgaagaggcccgggcttctccttcgtggagcttgtgaagtggttttgtagcttgccatctccggagtggaggaaaagctaaccataaggaaagggccattatccttcgtgggtttggctcggagaatagggtgagccttcgtggcgttggggaatccttcatgggacctccacccctccaaacgtgacgtaccttcttgcaaaggaagggaacacgggaatacatcctcgtctccgcgtgcctcggttatttctatacccgagctttctttccttgtgatagccatcgtgcttgaagtacatatatcttgctatcacttgtgctacatatatcttgtgcctatcttgcttagctctagttgttgttgttgcacttagttgagcctagcatatttagggtttgtgcttgtaggataaacatagtttaattccgcattcttactagccaaatccgtaagagtttttaaacgcctattcacccccctctaggcgacatctcgccagttggtatcagagcaaggtctctccttgtttaaggcttcatcgccttgagagtaaagatatcggctagtaatatagtgcacaatgacacaattatccttgatggcacaaattatcttttgtggagaaattgcttgctttataatcttcggaccttgtgtccaaatatagagcaattttttgatgtaggtttttctcctctgatggatcctcaaaatctatatttagaggatgagaaaaacataCATCTTGAAGcttaagtatctaatgagcttttattctccttgagaccagatttttgtaggttcttgatatatatataaagcgaaagtcgtctcatgagatgtggatcaagcgcaaggaaatgtttggtggatccatttctcatatGGTCGGTGGTGTCTCCAAGGAGCTCTCTCCCTCTTCacgtcatgaagagctccaagttgcttccacctccggccgtgatgtattatcatcttcatccacttcaccaacgtgtggcaagacacaaggtaatgatatggtgagtggtgaggaaaattgcaatgttgatattgttctCAAtaatgatgattcttcatctctatcacaTTGTAATGTTTCCTTGTTGGACTCAGACACATCTAGCActaaaaataatctacatgcttgtgttgatagtccttgcatatcatgtgtaaattgcttacatagatctcatgatgatatgcttgccttgtcttgtttcataatcaaaatgcttctatttcctctagttgtttattGACTAATAATATAGAGGAAAccaaacactctatggatcaagacacgatttcaaatggggattcaagaatatcctcatcttcatcctccggtatgcacatgtgccttatggcaaatggatcaaaggtatctcctactttgactcctaatacatcctctaacgatgagagtgatgatgatgataattatgaagaatataatactttGTTGCATGATATggggatggtatatgtttctctccgtggtaataaagaagctcgtgctaatctcgaacactctatggaaaccttgaataaatacagggaaaccatagtggagttggagtcccatgttgaaaatgggagaatgatattcaatctcctcaagcaagagctaagagatgagaagcatactaattttcttcttacacaaaaaattgaatctcaTATGCgtgaaaatgaaaaatctattgatgatgcttgtgccactaactctacttcttgtgaagcatctaccttagaggagaatgttgagctaagggctcaacttgagtcgctaactagcaattataggaaattggaagaaagtcatgaaaagctctcgggctctcataaTGATCTTCTAATCTCCTATGATGGAATAAAATTaactcatgaggcaagtatcactaaggtaacatcttgtgagcctcatgtggacattagcacaatctctactcaaaatgctatattgtattgtgctagtcctagtaatccatctactcaaactagtgatacaccttgtgttggattacttgcttcgccttgttgctctaacaatgaggcttctacttcctctagtacttgtatt from Lolium rigidum isolate FL_2022 chromosome 4, APGP_CSIRO_Lrig_0.1, whole genome shotgun sequence encodes the following:
- the LOC124705726 gene encoding UPF0098 protein CPn_0877/CP_0992/CPj0877/CpB0906-like yields the protein MAQESLRLVCPPVTHHDGRLPRQYTLEGQGAKKDISPPLEWYGVPDGTRSLALVVQDVDAPDPERPVVPWTHWVVANISPELKGLPEGFSGAGGNANADSGVQEGINDWKQPGWRGPVPDSLGHRIQFRIYALDDVLSLGNKVTVDKVMEAIDGHVLGEAELTAVFMG